Proteins encoded together in one Canis aureus isolate CA01 chromosome 21, VMU_Caureus_v.1.0, whole genome shotgun sequence window:
- the RPLP2 gene encoding large ribosomal subunit protein P2 — MRYVASYLLAALGGNTSPSAKDIKKILDSVGIEADDDRLNKVISELNGKNIEDVIAQGIGKLASVPAGGAVAVSAAPGSAAPAAGAAPAAAEEKKDEKKEESEESDDDMGFGLFD, encoded by the exons ATGCGCTACGTCGCCTCCTACCTGCTGGCCGCCCTCGGGGGCAACACCTCCCCCAGCGCCAAGGATATCAAGAAGATCCTGGACAGCGTGGGCATCGAGGCGGACGATGACCGGCTCAACAAG GTCATCAGCGAGCTCAACGGGAAAAACATCGAGGACGTGATCGCTCAGG GTATTGGCAAGTTGGCCAGTGTGCCTGCTGGTGGGGCTGTGGCCGTGTCTGCCGCCCCAGGGTCTGCAGCtcctgctgctggtgctgcccCAGCCGCAG cggaggaaaagaaagatgagaagaaagaggagTCCGAGGAGTCAGACGACGACATGGGATTTGGCTTATTTGATTAG